A region of Mycoplasmopsis bovirhinis DNA encodes the following proteins:
- the asnA gene encoding aspartate--ammonia ligase, giving the protein MYKSKLNIKETQKAIQSLKKYFQTLLQENLNLTRATAPLFLLKETGLNDGLNGEAAVGFSPKNQPEVHLEIVHSLAKWKRHALKQYNYLPREGIYTDMNAVRKEEDLDFTHSYYVDQWDWEVIINKEDRNIAFLQNTVKKIYSVLYQTKELLVKEFPSLENNLSKDLFFITAQELEDLYPSLSLSEREDAIVRDKGSVFIYQIGHKLKSGLIHSLRAFDYDDWNLNGDLLVYSKVHNKAIELSSMGIRVNQDSIVSQSNKTLEEVKSLSPYHQSIIENTLPLTIGGGIGQSRVSMFLLEKMHIGEVQASYWPEEYRLELKEKGIILL; this is encoded by the coding sequence ATGTATAAAAGTAAATTAAACATAAAGGAAACACAAAAAGCAATTCAAAGCTTAAAGAAATATTTCCAAACATTATTACAAGAAAATCTAAACTTGACTAGAGCAACTGCTCCTTTATTCTTATTAAAAGAAACTGGATTAAACGATGGTTTAAATGGTGAGGCAGCAGTAGGATTTTCGCCTAAAAACCAACCAGAAGTTCATTTAGAAATTGTTCATTCGCTTGCCAAATGAAAGCGTCATGCTCTAAAACAATATAATTACTTGCCTCGTGAAGGAATTTATACTGACATGAATGCAGTAAGAAAAGAAGAAGATTTAGACTTTACACATTCATATTACGTTGACCAATGAGATTGAGAAGTAATTATTAACAAAGAAGATCGTAATATTGCATTTTTACAAAATACTGTAAAGAAGATTTACTCAGTTTTATATCAAACTAAAGAATTATTAGTTAAAGAATTTCCAAGTTTAGAAAATAATTTATCAAAAGATTTATTCTTTATTACTGCCCAAGAATTAGAAGATTTATATCCTTCGCTTTCATTAAGTGAAAGAGAAGATGCGATTGTAAGAGATAAAGGATCTGTATTTATTTATCAAATTGGACATAAGCTCAAATCAGGTTTAATTCATTCATTACGTGCTTTTGACTACGATGATTGAAATTTAAATGGTGATTTATTAGTTTATTCAAAAGTACACAACAAAGCAATTGAACTTTCTTCAATGGGTATTAGAGTGAACCAAGATTCAATTGTTAGTCAAAGCAATAAAACTTTAGAAGAAGTAAAAAGCCTTTCTCCTTACCATCAAAGTATAATTGAAAATACCTTACCTTTAACAATTGGTGGTGGGATTGGTCAAAGTAGAGTAAGTATGTTTTTATTAGAAAAAATGCATATTGGTGAAGTACAAGCTAGCTACTGACCTGAAGAATACCGTCTAGAATTAAAAGAAAAAGGAATTATTTTATTATAA
- the dnaJ gene encoding molecular chaperone DnaJ translates to MNNKRDYYEVLGLNKNATDQEIKTAYRSLAKKYHPDKLKDGTSDKKMQELNEAYEVLSNSEKRNLYDKYGHEAVNGYNGAGAQDFNASSFAGFGDIFGDFFSSFTGGTRRNASYAARGSDIKIIKRISFMDSLMGIELKETFPKYELCLHCNGSGAESQSDITTCQTCKGQGHTVRQARTIFGVMSEQVVCSNCQGNGKIISKKCSNCKGHKYTKNNKSVKIPIAPGTEDGTSLKLQGYGEPGVNGGPAGDLYIYIKVDNHKYFERRGNDLFLEFPVSFIDIMLENNVKVPTPYGEVTITLKKSYESGQVVKISGKGVQNKYRTGDLKLILKVVKPELSRSQFKELIKIFQTLDDTSNQDFLQTVNKTLK, encoded by the coding sequence ATGAACAATAAAAGAGATTATTATGAAGTTTTAGGACTTAATAAAAATGCAACAGATCAAGAAATAAAAACAGCATATCGTTCTCTTGCTAAAAAATATCACCCTGACAAGCTAAAGGATGGAACTAGTGATAAAAAAATGCAAGAATTAAATGAAGCATACGAAGTTCTTTCAAATAGTGAAAAACGTAATTTATATGATAAATATGGACATGAAGCAGTTAATGGTTATAACGGTGCAGGAGCTCAAGACTTTAATGCTTCAAGTTTCGCTGGTTTTGGAGACATCTTTGGTGATTTCTTTAGTAGCTTTACTGGTGGCACACGAAGAAACGCTAGCTATGCAGCAAGAGGCTCAGATATTAAAATTATTAAACGTATATCATTTATGGACAGCTTAATGGGAATTGAACTTAAAGAAACATTCCCAAAATATGAGCTTTGTTTACATTGTAATGGTTCAGGAGCTGAATCACAAAGTGATATTACAACCTGTCAAACTTGCAAAGGACAAGGGCATACAGTTCGTCAAGCGCGCACTATTTTTGGTGTTATGAGTGAACAAGTTGTTTGTTCTAATTGTCAAGGAAATGGAAAGATCATTTCTAAAAAATGTAGTAATTGCAAAGGACATAAATATACAAAAAATAATAAAAGTGTTAAGATTCCAATTGCTCCAGGAACTGAAGATGGAACATCATTAAAACTCCAAGGGTACGGAGAGCCTGGAGTTAATGGTGGACCTGCCGGGGATTTATATATTTATATTAAAGTAGACAATCATAAATATTTTGAAAGACGTGGCAATGACTTATTTTTAGAATTCCCTGTATCGTTTATTGATATTATGCTTGAAAACAATGTTAAAGTTCCTACACCATATGGAGAAGTAACTATTACACTGAAAAAATCATATGAATCAGGTCAAGTAGTTAAAATTAGCGGAAAGGGTGTTCAAAACAAATATCGTACTGGTGATTTAAAACTCATATTAAAAGTTGTAAAACCTGAATTATCACGTTCACAATTTAAAGAATTAATTAAAATATTCCAAACGTTAGATGATACATCAAACCAAGATTTCTTACAAACTGTTAATAAAACTTTAAAATAG